A DNA window from Pedobacter africanus contains the following coding sequences:
- a CDS encoding YncE family protein produces the protein MKNLLVLIAFFILMVSCRKDLKPIPETQQQVLPPDPLSTIKGFYVVNEGNMNMNKASLDYMDYTTGIYRKNIYNQANPAVVKGLGDVANDIGVYGSKLYVVVNVSNKVEVLDVKTGKRITQINITNCRYITFNNGKAYVSAYLGKVGDPNAPNGIVAQIDTSSLKEVKRIDVGRQPEEMAIVGQKLYVANSGGYSPAAYERTVSVIDLNSFAVIKNIDVAVNLHRLKADRYGDLYVTSRGDYYDIPSKMFVIDTKTDQVKKTFDIAVSNLAIDGDIAYYYGSEWSYDEAKFTITYGMLNVKDETLMDRQFITDGTEKSITIPYGIAVHPVTKEVFVTDAKNYVSPGKLYCFNAAGQKKWTATTGDIPAHFAFIY, from the coding sequence ATGAAAAACTTATTAGTCCTGATCGCTTTTTTCATACTTATGGTATCCTGTCGTAAAGACCTTAAGCCAATTCCTGAAACGCAGCAACAGGTTTTGCCACCTGATCCGTTAAGCACCATTAAGGGTTTTTATGTGGTAAATGAAGGCAATATGAACATGAACAAAGCTTCGCTGGATTATATGGACTACACTACTGGCATTTACAGGAAAAATATTTACAACCAGGCCAATCCTGCAGTAGTAAAGGGGCTGGGCGATGTGGCGAACGACATTGGGGTGTATGGTTCTAAGTTATATGTGGTGGTCAATGTTTCCAATAAAGTGGAAGTTTTGGATGTGAAAACAGGAAAACGCATTACGCAGATTAACATTACCAATTGCAGGTACATCACTTTTAACAATGGAAAGGCCTATGTGAGCGCATACCTTGGTAAGGTGGGCGATCCTAACGCACCCAATGGGATTGTAGCGCAGATAGATACCAGCTCGTTGAAGGAGGTGAAGCGCATCGATGTTGGCCGGCAGCCTGAAGAAATGGCCATAGTAGGCCAAAAGCTATATGTGGCCAATTCAGGTGGGTATAGTCCGGCTGCCTACGAAAGAACCGTTTCCGTAATTGACCTGAATTCTTTTGCAGTAATTAAAAATATTGATGTCGCAGTCAACCTGCACAGGTTGAAGGCCGATCGATATGGTGATTTGTATGTAACCTCAAGAGGGGATTATTATGACATCCCCTCTAAAATGTTTGTCATAGACACCAAGACGGACCAGGTAAAAAAAACATTTGATATTGCCGTGAGTAATCTGGCAATAGATGGGGATATCGCCTATTATTACGGGTCAGAATGGAGTTATGATGAGGCTAAGTTTACGATAACGTATGGGATGCTGAATGTGAAGGATGAAACCCTCATGGATCGGCAGTTCATTACGGATGGAACGGAAAAGTCCATCACCATTCCCTATGGTATTGCTGTTCATCCTGTAACAAAGGAGGTATTCGTAACGGATGCCAAAAATTATGTGTCGCCGGGCAAACTGTACTGCTTTAATGCAGCCGGACAAAAGAAATGGACGGCCACAACCGGGGACATCCCTGCTCACTTTGCTTTTATCTATTAA
- a CDS encoding serine hydrolase — translation MAQKTDTLLIEQLMRQHPDLFNGVLNHPQKNQVQVLYTQVNRNTKKQISFKSFSYNLDNHRYFYPASTVKLAAVIFALEKINEIGANDLKVKKLTAASTMITDSAYAKQTKVTTDTSARNGLPSIAHYVKKILLTSDNDAFNRLFEFIGRAEINQKLKKYGLNDSRILNRLAIGDAGETSKHTNPIRFYDGSKLVYSQPAQYDPKEYPLVLTNTVMGVGYIDSAEKLVNKPFSLINKNAFSISDQQSLMKRLIYPQAFPENERFNLTPEDYQLIYTYMSKLPTDSDYPAYNPKEFWPTYAKMLYYGREKDATINPNLKIYNKYGDSYGFIIDNAYFKDSKNKVEFFLTAVVQSNEDGIYNDNKYDYDQVCFPFMKNIGRVIFDYELQRKAKKK, via the coding sequence ATGGCGCAAAAAACCGACACCCTGCTCATTGAACAATTGATGCGTCAGCATCCCGATCTTTTTAACGGTGTTTTAAATCATCCGCAAAAAAACCAGGTGCAGGTACTTTACACTCAGGTTAACCGCAATACCAAAAAGCAGATCAGCTTTAAATCATTTAGTTATAATCTGGATAACCACCGCTATTTTTACCCGGCCAGTACGGTGAAACTGGCTGCCGTAATTTTTGCACTGGAAAAGATCAATGAAATTGGGGCAAACGACCTGAAGGTTAAGAAACTTACTGCGGCCAGCACCATGATTACAGATAGTGCCTATGCCAAACAAACCAAAGTAACTACGGATACCAGCGCCAGAAACGGGCTCCCTTCTATAGCACACTACGTCAAAAAAATACTGCTCACCAGTGATAACGATGCATTTAACCGCCTGTTTGAATTCATTGGCCGTGCAGAGATCAACCAGAAACTAAAAAAATACGGCCTTAACGATAGCCGCATCCTGAACAGGCTGGCTATTGGCGATGCTGGTGAAACTTCCAAACACACCAATCCGATTAGATTTTACGATGGATCGAAGCTGGTTTACAGTCAGCCCGCCCAATACGATCCTAAAGAATACCCTCTTGTCTTAACCAATACGGTTATGGGCGTTGGATATATAGACAGCGCCGAAAAGCTGGTCAACAAACCTTTTAGCCTGATCAATAAAAATGCGTTCAGCATTTCAGACCAGCAGTCATTGATGAAAAGGCTCATCTACCCGCAAGCCTTTCCCGAAAACGAAAGATTTAACCTGACACCCGAAGATTACCAACTCATCTATACTTATATGAGTAAACTCCCCACAGACAGCGACTACCCGGCCTACAATCCTAAAGAATTCTGGCCAACTTATGCTAAAATGCTCTATTATGGCCGGGAAAAGGATGCTACCATCAATCCCAATCTGAAAATATACAATAAATATGGCGATTCATACGGCTTCATCATAGATAATGCTTACTTCAAAGACAGCAAAAACAAGGTCGAGTTCTTTTTAACAGCCGTAGTCCAGTCCAACGAAGATGGAATCTATAATGACAACAAATACGATTACGATCAGGTATGCTTCCCTTTTATGAAGAACATAGGTCGGGTAATTTTTGACTACGAACTGCAAAGAAAAGCCAAAAAGAAATAA
- a CDS encoding DUF5074 domain-containing protein: MMNKLKLFAFAGALLTFSACKKEKLPAIDPQPNATTGVYVLCEGLYSVTTGSSASSITYFDMSTSIPQTDYFKKQNGIELGVNANDLKQYGSKMYCVITGTKPEDKNSYVEVMSIATGKSLKRIPFSDGSKGFLPRTVTFYKNKAYVVGFDGYVSKIDTAGLTIESRIAVGGALDGSTIVNGKLYAANSNHPYYPNPNNSSVSVVDLSTFTKLGDIAVGFNPTRVAATASGDIYVLTKGNYVDIPASLDKISSVTDKKIGSNPVSLEYLNVTGTKGFVIGDYLDPYFKTLNITTGAIETNFVTDPTAVVSTPYGVTVNGLDNNVFVADANNYGTEGKLFCFSLDGKKRFWFATGALPQSAVFKYSYK; this comes from the coding sequence ATGATGAACAAACTAAAATTATTTGCATTTGCAGGAGCTCTGCTAACGTTTAGCGCCTGTAAAAAAGAAAAATTACCAGCAATTGATCCGCAGCCAAATGCCACAACAGGGGTCTATGTGTTATGCGAGGGCCTTTATTCTGTAACAACCGGAAGTAGCGCAAGTTCTATCACTTATTTTGATATGTCGACCTCCATCCCTCAAACAGACTATTTTAAAAAGCAAAATGGGATAGAACTTGGTGTCAATGCAAATGACTTAAAACAATATGGCAGTAAGATGTATTGTGTGATCACAGGTACCAAGCCTGAAGATAAAAACTCATATGTTGAAGTGATGAGTATTGCAACGGGGAAATCGCTAAAAAGAATACCTTTTTCGGACGGCTCCAAAGGCTTCTTACCACGTACTGTAACTTTTTATAAAAATAAGGCTTATGTAGTTGGATTTGATGGTTACGTGAGTAAAATTGATACGGCAGGCCTTACCATTGAGTCGAGGATTGCAGTGGGGGGGGCGCTGGATGGGTCTACCATTGTAAATGGTAAATTGTATGCAGCTAATTCCAATCATCCATATTATCCTAATCCAAACAATTCATCAGTTTCTGTAGTAGATTTAAGTACTTTCACAAAATTGGGCGATATAGCCGTTGGCTTTAATCCAACCAGAGTTGCGGCAACGGCCAGTGGCGATATTTATGTACTGACAAAGGGAAATTATGTGGATATTCCTGCCTCGCTGGATAAAATAAGCAGCGTGACAGATAAAAAGATCGGTTCTAATCCTGTAAGTCTCGAGTACCTGAATGTTACCGGAACAAAGGGATTTGTAATAGGCGATTACCTTGATCCGTATTTTAAGACACTTAACATTACAACAGGTGCAATCGAAACTAATTTTGTTACAGACCCAACGGCCGTGGTTAGCACTCCTTATGGCGTTACTGTAAATGGTCTGGACAATAATGTTTTTGTAGCTGATGCCAATAACTATGGAACAGAAGGTAAGTTGTTTTGTTTCAGCCTGGATGGCAAAAAGAGATTCTGGTTTGCAACTGGCGCTTTGCCTCAAAGTGCAGTGTTCAAATACAGCTATAAATAA
- a CDS encoding PKD domain-containing protein, whose product MTFNKNKRTHLKPALIMIAALQLCLIACEKKERAEEDHYEPRPVSPTSSKFISKIYEYMPAPGQFINSGLGELKAAEALVGKAREGLVSLGGFGGYLIFGFDHSIANKEGADIGIYGNPLTGEGMEWSEPGIVMVMQDLNGNGLPDDGEWFELAGSEYNKAETIKNYTITYYNPKNKTDDIKWKDNQGKEGYVLRNAFHSNAYYPEWIKDQDQLSFTGTLLRNTLAAGNIITNQPLEWGYTDNGSADYKGLMENTGAGYNSFDISWAVNAQGKTVQLTHIDFVKIYTGQNSNGNPFEPDRNNPRARFLGEVSTEVGGAIDISLHLKK is encoded by the coding sequence ATGACTTTTAACAAAAACAAACGAACCCACTTAAAACCGGCATTGATCATGATTGCCGCTCTTCAATTGTGCCTTATTGCCTGTGAAAAAAAGGAACGTGCCGAAGAAGATCACTATGAACCCAGGCCTGTAAGCCCTACAAGTTCTAAATTTATCAGCAAAATATATGAATACATGCCTGCACCCGGACAGTTCATCAATTCCGGGCTTGGAGAGCTGAAAGCCGCGGAAGCACTGGTTGGCAAAGCGCGGGAAGGGTTGGTTTCTTTAGGCGGGTTTGGTGGGTACCTTATCTTTGGTTTTGACCATTCTATAGCGAACAAAGAAGGGGCCGATATCGGTATTTACGGAAATCCGCTTACCGGTGAAGGAATGGAATGGTCGGAGCCCGGAATTGTAATGGTCATGCAGGATTTGAATGGGAACGGGTTACCTGATGACGGAGAATGGTTTGAACTTGCCGGTAGCGAATACAATAAAGCAGAAACCATTAAAAATTATACAATTACGTATTATAACCCTAAAAACAAGACCGATGACATCAAATGGAAGGACAATCAGGGGAAAGAGGGGTATGTCTTACGCAATGCCTTTCACAGCAATGCTTATTATCCCGAATGGATCAAGGACCAGGACCAGCTGAGCTTTACCGGTACTTTGCTCAGGAACACTTTAGCCGCAGGTAACATCATTACTAACCAGCCATTGGAATGGGGATATACCGATAACGGTTCTGCGGACTATAAAGGCCTGATGGAAAATACCGGAGCAGGCTACAATTCTTTTGACATTTCCTGGGCGGTGAATGCGCAGGGCAAAACCGTACAACTTACACATATTGATTTTGTAAAGATCTATACCGGGCAAAATTCCAACGGAAACCCCTTTGAACCTGACAGGAACAATCCGCGGGCAAGGTTCCTGGGAGAGGTTTCCACAGAAGTAGGGGGAGCTATAGACATCAGTTTGCACTTAAAGAAATAA
- a CDS encoding TonB-dependent receptor, translating into MIRKSNAFYGMNSRLSVFFKATLWLGLFTPVTLFAQQDAAKAKKADSIDKVNQLKEVQIRTLKISRRQTSSTPLQILSGEELQKLNSLSVADAVRFFSGVQLKDYGGIGGLKTINVRSMGTNHTAVFYDGVQIGNAQNGQVDLGKFSLDNIEEIELYNGQKSSIFQSAKGFASGSSLYLKSKQPDFSDGRTQKVRAALKGGSFGLVNPSLLWQSKISNSIYSSLSAEYKNAHGRYKFRSTNGVYDTTAVRTDGDIEAMRLELGLNGILPDSSKWRVKLYGYKDKQGLPGAIVNNVFSFPQRMWNRNAFVQSSYEKNTGKYSLLATVKYANDYQHYLNPERITTNGFEENKYHQQEVYLSFVNKLEMTKYWDIVLSADYQWNKLDADLYRFAYPIRNTVLTALATQFKLDRFDIQANLLSTLKYDQTREGPGDPDRKELTPTVMVSWQPFNQKEFRVRSFYKSIFRMPTFNDLYYTFYGFVVLKPEYTKQYDLGFTYLKAFENKLLSQFSIQGDAYYNRVKDKIAAVPANNLARWSMENLGLVEIRGLDVNVQSAWQLTTDLSLTAGLTYTYQEAIDAAPISPNYKNQIPYVPVHSGSFMSSATYKQFSVNYSFIYTGERYNQSANIMENYVMPWYTHDAAVHYNTRFNKREIRITAEINNLLNQDYAVIENFPMPGRNYRFGLTYNY; encoded by the coding sequence ATGATAAGAAAATCAAATGCCTTTTATGGCATGAATTCTCGTTTATCTGTTTTTTTTAAAGCCACATTATGGCTGGGGCTTTTTACACCTGTAACTTTATTTGCCCAGCAGGATGCTGCCAAAGCAAAAAAAGCCGATTCTATTGATAAAGTGAATCAGCTTAAGGAAGTTCAGATCAGGACTTTAAAGATCAGCCGTCGGCAAACTTCATCTACACCTTTACAAATCTTATCGGGGGAGGAACTCCAAAAACTGAACAGCTTATCTGTTGCAGATGCCGTTCGCTTTTTCTCAGGTGTGCAGTTAAAAGATTACGGTGGCATTGGCGGTTTAAAAACCATCAATGTGCGCAGTATGGGGACCAATCATACTGCAGTGTTTTATGATGGCGTACAGATAGGCAATGCACAGAACGGGCAAGTGGACCTGGGTAAATTTTCGCTGGACAACATTGAGGAGATAGAGCTGTACAACGGGCAAAAGAGTTCTATTTTTCAGTCGGCCAAAGGTTTTGCTTCAGGAAGTTCCCTGTATCTCAAATCTAAACAGCCTGATTTTTCTGATGGGAGGACACAAAAAGTCCGTGCAGCTTTAAAAGGCGGATCGTTTGGGTTGGTCAATCCTTCTCTACTATGGCAAAGCAAAATCAGCAATAGCATTTACAGCTCGCTTAGTGCAGAATATAAAAATGCACATGGGCGGTACAAATTCAGGTCTACCAATGGGGTATACGATACTACCGCGGTAAGGACAGATGGGGATATAGAAGCGATGCGTTTAGAGCTTGGCTTAAACGGGATATTGCCAGACAGCAGCAAATGGCGGGTAAAACTGTATGGTTACAAGGATAAACAGGGTTTGCCTGGTGCGATAGTAAACAATGTATTTTCATTTCCGCAAAGGATGTGGAACAGGAACGCTTTTGTACAATCCTCGTACGAAAAAAATACAGGTAAATACAGCCTGCTCGCAACGGTAAAATACGCAAATGATTACCAGCATTATCTGAACCCAGAGAGAATCACTACTAATGGATTTGAAGAGAATAAGTATCATCAGCAGGAAGTGTATCTGTCTTTTGTCAATAAACTTGAAATGACGAAATATTGGGATATTGTGTTATCGGCAGATTACCAGTGGAACAAGCTGGATGCGGATCTCTACCGCTTTGCTTACCCAATAAGAAATACGGTGCTTACTGCGCTGGCTACCCAGTTTAAGTTAGACCGGTTTGATATCCAGGCTAATTTATTAAGTACGCTTAAATATGACCAAACCAGGGAAGGGCCGGGAGATCCGGACAGAAAAGAATTGACACCTACAGTAATGGTTTCATGGCAGCCTTTTAACCAAAAGGAATTCAGGGTACGTTCGTTTTATAAAAGCATTTTCAGAATGCCGACATTTAATGACCTGTATTATACCTTCTATGGGTTTGTCGTATTGAAACCTGAGTATACTAAACAGTATGACCTGGGCTTTACCTATCTTAAGGCCTTTGAAAATAAACTACTGAGCCAGTTTTCTATACAGGGCGACGCCTATTATAACAGGGTGAAGGACAAGATTGCCGCGGTGCCCGCCAATAACCTGGCAAGATGGAGTATGGAAAACCTGGGGCTTGTAGAAATCAGGGGACTGGACGTAAATGTACAATCGGCATGGCAGCTGACTACTGATCTAAGCCTTACGGCCGGTCTTACCTATACCTATCAGGAAGCTATCGATGCCGCGCCCATTTCGCCTAACTATAAAAATCAGATCCCTTATGTTCCGGTACATAGCGGATCATTTATGAGCAGCGCTACCTATAAACAGTTCTCTGTAAATTATAGTTTCATTTATACTGGTGAACGATATAACCAAAGTGCAAATATCATGGAAAACTATGTAATGCCCTGGTATACTCATGATGCGGCGGTCCATTATAATACCCGCTTTAATAAAAGAGAAATACGCATTACTGCAGAAATTAATAACCTGCTGAACCAGGATTATGCGGTAATAGAGAACTTCCCTATGCCGGGGCGTAACTACCGTTTTGGATTAACCTATAATTATTAA